A single Streptomyces sp. Edi2 DNA region contains:
- a CDS encoding ferredoxin yields MRITIDTDRCIGAGQCALTAPEVFTQDDDGFSALLPGREDGAGDPLVREAARACPVQAISVTDD; encoded by the coding sequence ATGCGGATCACCATCGACACCGACCGCTGTATCGGCGCCGGCCAGTGCGCCCTGACCGCGCCGGAGGTCTTCACCCAGGACGACGACGGTTTCAGCGCCCTGCTGCCCGGCCGTGAGGACGGCGCGGGCGACCCGCTGGTGCGAGAGGCCGCCCGCGCCTGCCCCGTGCAGGCCATCTCGGTCACGGACGACTGA
- a CDS encoding cytochrome P450 has product MTEAISYFQDRTCPYHPPADYQPLRETGPLTQVALYDGRKVWAVTGHSEARALLSDQRLSSDRQNPAFPMPVARFAAIRQVRTPLLGVDDPEHNTQRRMLIPSFSVKRIAALRPDIHRVVDDLLDRMLAEGPPAELVSAFALPVPSMVICSLLGVPYSDHEFFEGESSRLLRSRTAEEAEAARTELEDYFTELIAHKQKNPGEGLLDELIEERLRTGDLTHEDLVRLAMILLVAGHETTANMISLGTFTLLEHPEQLAQLKAEEGLMPAAIEELLRFLSIADGMLRVATEDIEIGGQLIRADDGVLFPTSLINRDEAAYPSPDELDLDRSARHHVAFGFGIHQCLGQNLARAEMDIALRSLFTRIPDLRLAVPAAEIPFKPGDTLQGMIELPLAW; this is encoded by the coding sequence GTGACCGAAGCCATCTCCTACTTTCAGGACCGCACCTGTCCCTACCACCCGCCCGCCGACTACCAGCCGCTGCGGGAGACCGGACCACTGACGCAGGTCGCGCTCTATGACGGCCGCAAGGTATGGGCGGTAACCGGCCACAGCGAGGCGCGGGCGCTGCTGAGCGACCAGCGTCTCTCCTCCGACCGGCAGAATCCCGCCTTCCCGATGCCGGTCGCGCGCTTCGCGGCGATCCGCCAGGTCAGGACCCCGCTGCTCGGGGTCGACGACCCCGAGCACAACACCCAGCGCCGGATGCTGATCCCCAGCTTCAGCGTGAAGCGGATCGCGGCGCTGCGGCCGGACATCCACCGGGTCGTCGACGATCTGCTCGACCGGATGCTGGCCGAGGGCCCGCCCGCCGAGCTGGTCTCCGCGTTCGCGCTGCCGGTGCCCTCGATGGTGATCTGCTCACTGCTCGGCGTCCCGTACTCCGACCACGAGTTCTTCGAGGGCGAGTCCAGCCGCCTGCTGCGCAGCCGTACGGCCGAGGAGGCGGAGGCCGCCCGGACCGAACTGGAGGATTACTTCACCGAGCTGATCGCCCACAAGCAGAAGAACCCGGGCGAGGGGCTGCTCGACGAACTGATCGAGGAGCGGCTGCGGACCGGCGACCTCACCCATGAGGACCTGGTCAGGCTCGCCATGATCCTGCTGGTGGCCGGCCATGAGACCACCGCCAACATGATCTCGCTCGGCACCTTCACCCTGCTCGAACACCCCGAGCAGCTGGCGCAGCTCAAGGCCGAGGAGGGCCTGATGCCGGCCGCCATCGAGGAGCTGCTGCGGTTCCTGTCCATCGCGGACGGCATGCTGCGGGTGGCCACGGAGGACATCGAGATCGGCGGGCAGCTCATCCGCGCCGACGACGGCGTGCTGTTCCCCACCTCGCTGATCAACCGGGACGAGGCCGCCTATCCGTCGCCGGACGAGCTGGACCTCGACCGTTCGGCCCGCCACCACGTGGCGTTCGGCTTCGGGATCCACCAGTGCCTGGGGCAGAACCTCGCCCGCGCCGAGATGGACATCGCGCTGCGCTCGCTGTTCACCAGGATCCCGGACCTGCGGCTCGCCGTGCCGGCCGCCGAGATTCCCTTCAAGCCGGGCGACACCCTGCAAGGAATGATCGAACTGCCGCTGGCCTGGTAG
- a CDS encoding IS607 family transposase, with protein MNLTEWAKAQGVHPQTAYRWFREGTLPVPAQRVGPRMVLVNIEANAAPEAVGGLGLYARVSSHDQKADLERQLARLVAWAATAGHRVVRVESEVGSGMNGGRSKAKRLLADPEVTTVVVEHKDRLGRMNVELVEAALSAAGRRLVVLDAGEVEDDLVRDMVEVLTSLCARLYGRRSAKNRAAKALEAASHG; from the coding sequence GTGAATCTGACGGAATGGGCGAAGGCGCAGGGTGTGCATCCGCAGACCGCGTATCGCTGGTTCCGTGAGGGGACGCTGCCGGTACCGGCTCAGAGGGTCGGGCCGCGCATGGTTCTGGTGAACATCGAGGCGAACGCCGCGCCGGAGGCGGTTGGCGGGCTGGGCCTGTATGCCCGGGTCTCTTCGCATGATCAGAAGGCTGATCTGGAGCGGCAGTTGGCGCGTCTGGTCGCGTGGGCGGCCACGGCCGGTCACCGGGTTGTGCGTGTGGAGTCCGAGGTCGGTTCGGGCATGAACGGCGGCAGGTCGAAGGCGAAGCGGCTGCTGGCCGATCCTGAGGTGACCACGGTTGTCGTGGAGCACAAGGACCGGTTGGGCCGGATGAATGTGGAGCTGGTTGAGGCCGCGTTGTCCGCGGCCGGCCGTCGTCTGGTCGTCTTGGATGCTGGTGAGGTTGAGGACGACCTGGTCCGCGACATGGTCGAGGTGCTGACGTCGTTGTGCGCCCGCCTGTACGGGCGCCGGTCGGCGAAGAACCGCGCGGCGAAGGCTCTTGAAGCGGCGTCGCATGGCTGA
- a CDS encoding LD-carboxypeptidase yields the protein MTAAEPVRPPRLRPGDRVAVVAPSGPLAPERLDRGLDVLRGWDLDPVAAPHARDTHPTLRYLAAADEERAHDLQQAWCDPAVKAVFAARGGYGAQRMVDLLDWDALRAAAPKPLVGFSDVTVLHEAFAVRAGVSTLHGPAVAGEVFLKDDATREHLRRTLFAPETVRALVSPTARPLVPGRARGVTLGGCLTMLATEVGTPRARRGAAGGLLMLEDIGEPPYRLDRALTQLLRAGWLDGVAGIVLGSWAGCGPYERVREVLRDRLGGLGVPVAEEFGFGHGDSALTLPLGVPAELDATAGTLTFERTATV from the coding sequence ATGACCGCGGCGGAGCCGGTGCGGCCGCCGCGGCTGCGGCCCGGCGACCGGGTGGCGGTGGTGGCACCCAGCGGTCCCCTCGCACCGGAGCGGCTGGACCGCGGGCTGGACGTACTGCGGGGCTGGGACCTCGACCCGGTCGCCGCGCCGCACGCCAGGGACACCCACCCGACCCTGCGCTATCTGGCCGCGGCCGACGAGGAGCGGGCCCACGACCTGCAGCAGGCCTGGTGCGACCCCGCCGTCAAGGCCGTGTTCGCGGCACGGGGCGGCTACGGTGCCCAGCGGATGGTCGACCTGCTGGACTGGGACGCCCTCCGGGCCGCGGCCCCCAAACCACTGGTCGGCTTCAGCGATGTGACGGTGCTGCACGAGGCGTTCGCGGTGCGCGCCGGGGTGTCCACCCTGCACGGGCCGGCCGTGGCGGGTGAGGTCTTCCTCAAGGACGACGCCACCCGCGAGCATCTGCGGCGCACGCTCTTCGCGCCCGAGACCGTCCGGGCCCTGGTGTCGCCGACCGCCCGGCCGCTGGTGCCCGGGCGGGCCCGCGGCGTCACCCTCGGCGGCTGTCTGACCATGCTCGCCACCGAGGTGGGCACCCCGCGGGCCAGGCGCGGTGCGGCGGGCGGTCTTCTGATGCTGGAGGACATCGGCGAACCGCCGTACCGTCTCGACCGCGCGCTCACCCAACTCCTGCGAGCCGGCTGGCTGGACGGTGTCGCCGGCATCGTGCTCGGGTCCTGGGCCGGCTGCGGTCCCTACGAACGGGTGCGGGAGGTACTGCGGGACCGGCTGGGCGGGCTCGGGGTGCCGGTGGCCGAGGAGTTCGGCTTCGGGCACGGCGACTCCGCGCTGACCTTGCCGCTGGGCGTCCCCGCGGAGCTGGACGCGACGGCCGGCACGCTGACCTTCGAGCGAACGGCGACCGTCTGA
- a CDS encoding IS200/IS605 family accessory protein TnpB-related protein produces MAEPKKPLRAISRPFVADGPSGVSIRDRLRGLTAQDEKVLRLVGGHMGRLATLDLKARCADGLEHSTHTWADRKRELTASSSSRWAGSVTSSTHDQWGLSRRAQHAHLQGLDAGIKTVRHRLSLPVGEKGSKRAPGGYRSKHEWFVKSRRLAVLEKRRSVVAADRERGKVSVVRGGRKLANTRHNLAAAAVNETRWRERWEAARWFLSADGECGKRFGNETIRITPDGEISIKLPVPLAELANAKHGRYVLAAKAVFPYRGQEWRDRIEANRAVAYRVHLDTASGRWYVDASWTRKALPAVPLDTLRAQGVVGVDTNADHLAAWLLDEHGNPVGEPRRFDYDLSGTADHHDAQLRHALTRLLHWAKTTGVQAIAIEDLDFTDSKTREKHGRKKSFRQLISGIPTGKLRARLLSMCAETGLGVIAVDPAYTSMWGAQHWQKPLTTTHRKTSRHAAAPVAIGRRSLGHPIRRRTAPPRQHQSDARGHRTAQAGPGDRGREGNRPRVPGPRTRSDGAERGRNAVDQNAQDRSGRSAERGFWRQDSLPLSL; encoded by the coding sequence ATGGCTGAGCCGAAGAAGCCGCTGCGGGCGATTTCCCGTCCGTTCGTCGCTGACGGGCCGTCGGGGGTGAGCATCCGTGACCGGCTCAGGGGTCTCACCGCCCAGGACGAGAAGGTGTTGCGTCTGGTCGGCGGCCACATGGGGCGGCTGGCAACGCTTGACCTCAAGGCGCGGTGCGCTGACGGCCTGGAGCACTCCACTCACACGTGGGCTGACCGTAAGCGTGAGCTGACGGCCTCCTCGTCGTCCCGCTGGGCCGGTTCGGTCACCTCCAGCACGCATGATCAGTGGGGCCTGTCCCGGCGCGCTCAGCATGCTCATCTGCAAGGGCTGGACGCCGGTATCAAGACGGTGCGGCACCGCCTGTCGCTGCCGGTCGGCGAGAAGGGCAGCAAGCGTGCCCCGGGCGGTTACCGGTCGAAACACGAGTGGTTCGTCAAGTCCCGGCGGCTGGCGGTTTTGGAGAAGCGGCGTTCGGTTGTTGCCGCTGACCGGGAGAGGGGGAAGGTCTCGGTGGTGCGCGGCGGCCGGAAGCTCGCGAACACCCGGCACAACCTGGCCGCCGCCGCTGTGAACGAAACGCGGTGGCGGGAGCGGTGGGAGGCGGCACGCTGGTTCCTGTCGGCCGACGGGGAGTGCGGGAAGCGCTTCGGGAACGAGACGATCCGGATCACCCCCGATGGGGAGATCAGCATCAAGCTGCCCGTGCCACTGGCCGAGCTGGCGAACGCGAAGCACGGCCGGTACGTCCTCGCGGCGAAGGCGGTGTTCCCCTACCGGGGCCAGGAGTGGCGCGACCGCATCGAAGCGAACCGTGCCGTGGCCTACCGCGTCCACCTCGACACCGCCTCCGGCCGCTGGTACGTGGACGCGTCCTGGACCCGTAAAGCCCTTCCCGCTGTGCCGCTGGACACGCTGCGGGCGCAGGGTGTGGTCGGTGTGGACACCAACGCGGATCACCTCGCCGCATGGCTGCTCGATGAGCACGGCAACCCGGTCGGTGAGCCGCGCCGCTTCGACTACGACCTGTCCGGCACCGCTGACCACCACGACGCGCAACTGCGCCACGCCCTCACCCGCCTGCTGCACTGGGCCAAGACCACCGGCGTCCAGGCCATCGCCATCGAAGACCTCGACTTCACCGACTCCAAGACCCGCGAGAAACACGGCCGCAAGAAGAGCTTCCGGCAGCTCATCTCGGGCATCCCCACCGGCAAACTCCGTGCCCGGCTGCTATCGATGTGCGCGGAGACCGGACTCGGCGTGATCGCCGTCGACCCTGCCTACACCAGCATGTGGGGCGCGCAGCACTGGCAGAAGCCGCTGACCACCACACACCGCAAGACCAGCCGACACGCCGCCGCCCCGGTGGCCATCGGCAGGCGCTCCCTCGGACACCCGATCCGGCGACGGACGGCACCGCCCCGCCAGCACCAGAGCGATGCTCGCGGGCATCGGACCGCCCAGGCCGGACCAGGTGACCGGGGGCGTGAGGGAAACCGCCCCCGCGTACCCGGACCACGGACACGATCCGATGGAGCTGAACGCGGCAGGAACGCGGTGGACCAGAACGCCCAAGACCGTTCGGGGCGCTCGGCTGAGCGTGGGTTCTGGCGACAGGACTCACTCCCGCTCAGTCTTTAG
- a CDS encoding CocE/NonD family hydrolase: MSLALLAGSALVTPLALTAPAPAVAATAPYTVTALKVTVRAGGRKCTLDADVYRPAGAVAARPAPAVLTTNGFGGDKADGPTGALAKAFAARGYVALAYSGLGFGKTGCPISLDDPRIDGRAASGLVDLLAGARTADDGTRIDYVAKDGAGDPRVGMIGASYGGAVQLATAAVDHRVDALVPLITWNDLSYSLAPDNAGRTQGAGGPLPGAYKWQWTNGFFLIGEAQGLLHPNLDPSRAGGAGCLHFVARACETKRLLDSGRYPAARTRAVLAYARSVSPVSYLASVKAPTLLVQGQNDSLFNLNEAAAGYRTLAAQGTPVAMIWQSWGHSGGMRKPARGELDPAQGNLDTSYVGRRILAWFDRYLRHRTAAATGPAFAYYRDWVAGGSAYATSPVFPAGGSRRLYLSGDGTLVGRRGEVVRGSREYRNLRTATSHSESSLSGLLGLPDVAPYDARGTYLDWTSRPVAGGPVDVVGAPRVTLKVSSPQAERVRNSSDAADKLVLFAKLYDIAPDGRKTLVHRLVAPARVADVTRRFTVELPGLVHRYEPGHRLRLVIAASDDAYAGNRGIKPVTVSATPQDTGVLELPVTQGVLR; the protein is encoded by the coding sequence ATGTCCCTCGCCCTGCTGGCCGGTTCCGCCCTCGTCACCCCTCTCGCCCTGACCGCCCCCGCACCCGCGGTGGCCGCCACCGCCCCGTACACCGTCACCGCGCTGAAGGTCACCGTCCGGGCCGGTGGCCGCAAGTGCACCCTTGACGCGGACGTCTACCGCCCGGCCGGTGCCGTCGCCGCCCGTCCGGCGCCCGCCGTGCTGACCACCAACGGCTTCGGCGGCGACAAGGCGGACGGCCCGACCGGCGCCCTCGCCAAGGCCTTCGCCGCCCGCGGCTATGTGGCGCTGGCCTACTCCGGACTCGGCTTCGGCAAGACCGGCTGCCCGATCTCCCTGGACGACCCCCGCATCGACGGGCGGGCGGCAAGCGGGCTGGTCGACCTGCTGGCCGGTGCCCGGACGGCCGACGACGGGACACGTATCGACTATGTCGCCAAGGACGGGGCGGGCGATCCGCGGGTGGGCATGATCGGTGCGTCCTACGGCGGGGCGGTCCAACTGGCCACCGCCGCCGTCGACCACCGGGTCGACGCACTGGTCCCCCTCATCACCTGGAACGATCTCTCCTACTCCCTCGCCCCCGACAACGCGGGCCGCACGCAGGGCGCCGGCGGACCGCTGCCCGGTGCCTACAAATGGCAGTGGACCAACGGGTTCTTCCTGATCGGCGAGGCGCAGGGGCTGCTGCACCCGAACCTCGACCCGTCGCGGGCCGGCGGCGCCGGCTGTCTGCACTTCGTCGCGCGGGCCTGCGAGACCAAACGGCTGCTGGATTCCGGCAGGTACCCGGCCGCGCGGACCCGGGCCGTGCTCGCCTATGCGCGCAGTGTCTCCCCGGTCTCGTATCTGGCCTCGGTCAAGGCGCCGACACTGCTGGTCCAGGGCCAGAACGACAGCCTGTTCAACCTCAACGAGGCCGCCGCCGGCTACCGGACGCTGGCCGCACAGGGCACCCCGGTCGCGATGATCTGGCAGTCCTGGGGCCACAGCGGCGGGATGCGGAAGCCGGCGCGGGGGGAACTCGACCCGGCGCAGGGCAATCTGGACACCAGCTATGTCGGACGGCGGATCCTTGCGTGGTTCGACCGGTATCTGCGCCATCGGACGGCTGCCGCCACCGGCCCGGCCTTCGCCTACTACCGGGACTGGGTGGCCGGCGGGTCCGCCTACGCCACCTCGCCCGTCTTCCCGGCGGGCGGCAGCCGGCGGCTGTACCTCTCCGGGGACGGCACACTCGTCGGCCGTCGTGGTGAGGTGGTGCGCGGCAGCCGGGAGTACCGCAATCTGCGGACGGCCACCAGCCACTCCGAGAGTTCCCTGTCCGGGCTGCTCGGCCTGCCGGACGTGGCGCCCTACGACGCCCGCGGCACCTACCTGGACTGGACGTCGCGGCCGGTGGCGGGCGGGCCGGTGGACGTGGTGGGCGCGCCCAGAGTGACGCTGAAGGTCTCCTCACCGCAGGCCGAGCGGGTACGGAACTCCTCGGACGCGGCCGACAAGCTGGTGCTCTTCGCCAAGCTCTACGACATCGCGCCGGACGGCAGGAAGACGCTGGTGCACCGGTTGGTGGCCCCGGCCCGGGTGGCCGATGTGACGCGGAGGTTCACCGTGGAACTGCCGGGCCTCGTGCACCGTTACGAGCCGGGGCACCGGCTGCGCTTGGTCATCGCCGCGAGCGACGACGCCTATGCGGGCAACCGGGGGATCAAGCCGGTGACGGTCAGTGCCACGCCCCAGGACACCGGGGTGCTCGAACTTCCCGTCACACAAGGGGTGTTGCGGTAG
- a CDS encoding TetR-like C-terminal domain-containing protein, protein MGRPRTNDEAVKERLVVCATEMLATRPRESVTVRAVAAAAETSTTAVYSLFGGKDRLIGAVRDRAVAGLFQELSALQTSADPLTDLYALAVAYRRWGRGHSHLYTVLFGGVQSFDPSGEAGASDPIRPLLAAIDHALAASVLAGEATSIALSIWATLHGLVTLELAGALDAATAEAAFRPAIHATLRGWATPAVFRSLRQAELAP, encoded by the coding sequence GTGGGTAGGCCGAGAACAAATGACGAGGCCGTCAAAGAGCGGCTTGTGGTGTGCGCGACCGAGATGCTCGCCACCCGTCCGCGGGAGTCGGTCACGGTCCGCGCCGTGGCCGCTGCCGCCGAGACGTCGACGACGGCGGTGTACTCCTTGTTCGGCGGTAAGGACAGGCTGATCGGTGCGGTGCGCGACAGAGCCGTCGCCGGCCTGTTCCAGGAACTGTCGGCGCTGCAGACCTCCGCGGACCCTCTCACCGACCTCTACGCGCTGGCCGTCGCGTACCGTCGTTGGGGGCGCGGACACAGCCACCTGTACACCGTGCTGTTCGGTGGTGTGCAGTCCTTCGATCCGTCGGGGGAGGCCGGCGCCAGTGACCCGATCCGCCCGCTCCTCGCGGCGATCGATCACGCGTTGGCGGCGTCCGTACTCGCCGGCGAAGCAACGTCGATCGCCCTGTCGATCTGGGCCACCCTGCACGGGCTCGTGACTCTCGAACTGGCTGGGGCCCTCGATGCCGCCACGGCCGAGGCCGCATTCCGACCGGCGATTCACGCCACGTTGCGCGGATGGGCGACCCCGGCGGTGTTCCGCAGCCTTCGCCAGGCCGAACTCGCTCCTTGA
- a CDS encoding DUF2867 domain-containing protein, translating into MRTVRKVRARTAPATTVGAPPGRSARPRPFHRLLGDRPRAVPLPATARLAHGAFPHPDFQDAWQLELRPGMPREPEAWQDMLGRAGFSVLGRTEDEILLGEDARHLDFRASIHLADGYVTLGTVVRIHRTAGRLYFAVVRRVHPFVVRTVLRRFHRRLAARGFSTAGSRSRVSERNHA; encoded by the coding sequence GTGCGTACCGTCCGCAAGGTCCGTGCCCGTACCGCCCCCGCCACGACCGTCGGGGCCCCGCCCGGCCGGTCCGCCCGACCACGCCCGTTCCACCGGCTGCTCGGCGACCGGCCCCGGGCCGTTCCCCTCCCCGCCACGGCCCGCCTGGCGCACGGTGCCTTCCCGCACCCGGACTTCCAGGACGCCTGGCAGCTGGAGCTGCGCCCCGGTATGCCGCGGGAACCGGAGGCCTGGCAGGACATGCTGGGCCGGGCGGGCTTCTCCGTCCTCGGGCGCACGGAGGACGAGATCCTGCTCGGCGAGGACGCCCGCCACCTGGACTTCCGCGCCTCGATCCATCTCGCGGACGGCTACGTCACGCTCGGCACGGTCGTCCGTATCCACCGCACGGCCGGCCGTCTCTACTTCGCCGTGGTCCGCCGTGTCCACCCGTTCGTGGTCCGCACGGTGCTGCGCCGCTTCCACCGCCGGCTGGCGGCGCGGGGGTTTTCAACTGCTGGCTCTCGAAGTCGGGTAAGTGAGCGTAACCATGCGTGA
- a CDS encoding TetR/AcrR family transcriptional regulator yields MEMAAQRAKTPRDSGARQRLTAADWADAALTAMGEGGIAAVAVEPLAARLGATKGSFYWHFTNRDALIEAALERWEEVSTEAVITEVEAEPDPGERLRRLLLMAANRSAADPRDISLLASAAHPRVAAALARVTARRLGYLDALFAELGFPEDEAQRRGLLAYTAFLGHTQLGHAVPQSLPDGAARDRYLDGVIETLVRP; encoded by the coding sequence ATGGAAATGGCGGCACAGCGAGCGAAGACACCCCGCGACTCCGGCGCACGGCAGCGGCTGACCGCCGCGGACTGGGCCGATGCCGCCCTGACGGCCATGGGCGAGGGCGGCATTGCCGCGGTGGCCGTGGAGCCGCTGGCCGCCCGGCTGGGCGCCACCAAGGGCAGCTTCTACTGGCACTTCACCAACCGGGACGCGCTGATCGAGGCCGCGCTGGAGCGCTGGGAAGAGGTCAGCACGGAGGCTGTGATCACCGAGGTGGAGGCCGAGCCCGACCCCGGCGAACGGCTGCGGCGCCTGCTCCTGATGGCCGCGAACCGGTCCGCCGCGGACCCGCGGGACATCTCCCTGCTGGCGAGCGCCGCGCATCCGCGGGTGGCCGCCGCGCTCGCCCGGGTGACCGCCCGGCGCCTCGGTTATCTCGACGCGCTCTTCGCGGAGCTGGGCTTCCCCGAGGACGAGGCCCAGCGCCGCGGCCTGCTCGCCTACACCGCCTTCCTCGGGCACACCCAGCTCGGACATGCCGTCCCGCAGAGCCTGCCGGACGGTGCCGCCCGCGACCGCTATCTGGACGGGGTAATCGAAACCCTCGTACGGCCCTGA
- a CDS encoding CoA transferase, producing MGRGHAVAGHNGTELAWAALGGDPALTERITYGGPPGLLPARLPVMSLARSTVAVCALAAAELAARRNGGPVPAVRVDDGAVATAFLSERHLRVDGRACSSFAPLSRFWRTADGWVRTHANYPHHRARLLRALDLPETAGEAEVGAALSGRRAEEIEETVCAAGGLAVAARTPEEWRAHPQGAAVAAHPLLTLAPLGDAPARRLPPPAGPPTLPAAGLRVLDLTRVIAGPVATRTLALLGAEVLRIDAPHLPESQDAHSDTGFGKRSTALDLGSPAGRASFEELLSRADVVVTGYRPGALDRFGLTPEALTARRPGLVVARLSAWGDDGPWGGRRGFDSVVQVATGIAAAETDADSVPEDSEESRGGAMRSGTPGALPAQALDHGTGYLLAAAVLRALTEQSRTGGSHLATLALARTARWLMHDLADDAEPHPGPGTPGPQSEAPGAGAYDLAHHLRETDSPLGRLRHALPPVSFHGAPATWATPPGRCGTDAPVWQEERVVAEAGDNEVLTGLPSDAPGRGASPSRSSR from the coding sequence ATGGGGCGAGGACACGCGGTTGCGGGGCACAACGGTACGGAGCTGGCCTGGGCGGCCCTGGGCGGCGACCCGGCCCTGACGGAACGGATCACCTACGGCGGTCCTCCCGGTCTGCTGCCGGCCCGGCTGCCGGTCATGTCGCTGGCCCGGTCCACGGTCGCGGTCTGCGCGCTGGCCGCGGCCGAACTGGCGGCCCGGCGCAACGGCGGCCCGGTGCCCGCCGTACGCGTCGATGACGGCGCGGTGGCCACCGCCTTCCTCAGCGAACGCCACCTGCGGGTCGACGGCCGCGCCTGCTCGTCCTTCGCGCCGCTCTCCCGCTTCTGGCGCACCGCCGACGGCTGGGTACGCACCCACGCCAACTATCCGCACCACCGCGCCCGGTTGCTCCGCGCGCTGGACCTCCCCGAGACCGCCGGGGAAGCGGAGGTCGGGGCCGCGCTCTCCGGCCGCCGGGCCGAGGAGATCGAGGAGACGGTCTGTGCCGCGGGCGGACTGGCCGTCGCCGCCCGCACCCCCGAGGAGTGGCGCGCCCACCCGCAGGGCGCCGCCGTGGCCGCCCACCCGCTGCTGACCCTCGCCCCCCTCGGCGACGCCCCGGCTCGCCGGCTGCCGCCACCGGCCGGCCCGCCGACGCTCCCGGCCGCCGGGCTGCGGGTGCTGGATCTGACCCGGGTGATCGCCGGGCCGGTGGCCACCCGCACGCTGGCCCTGCTCGGCGCGGAGGTTCTGCGGATCGACGCCCCCCACCTGCCGGAGAGTCAGGACGCCCACAGCGACACCGGCTTCGGCAAACGGTCCACCGCCCTCGACCTCGGTTCACCCGCCGGCCGCGCCTCCTTCGAGGAACTGCTCTCCCGCGCGGACGTGGTGGTGACCGGCTACCGCCCCGGCGCACTCGACCGCTTCGGCCTCACCCCCGAGGCACTGACCGCGCGCCGCCCGGGGCTGGTGGTGGCCCGGCTCTCCGCCTGGGGCGACGACGGGCCGTGGGGCGGCCGGCGCGGCTTCGACAGTGTGGTGCAGGTGGCCACCGGAATCGCCGCCGCAGAGACGGACGCGGACTCCGTACCCGAGGACTCGGAAGAGAGCAGAGGCGGAGCGATGCGCAGCGGCACTCCCGGCGCACTCCCCGCCCAGGCACTCGACCACGGAACCGGATACCTGCTGGCCGCGGCCGTGCTCCGCGCACTGACCGAACAGTCCCGCACCGGCGGCTCGCACCTCGCCACCCTCGCCCTGGCCCGCACCGCGCGGTGGCTGATGCACGACCTGGCGGACGACGCCGAGCCGCACCCCGGACCCGGGACCCCCGGGCCGCAATCGGAGGCGCCCGGCGCCGGCGCCTACGACCTCGCGCACCACCTCCGCGAAACCGACAGCCCCCTCGGCCGGCTCCGCCACGCCCTCCCGCCCGTCTCCTTCCACGGCGCCCCGGCCACCTGGGCGACCCCACCCGGCCGCTGCGGCACGGATGCGCCGGTGTGGCAAGAGGAGCGGGTGGTTGCGGAGGCGGGGGACAACGAGGTGTTGACCGGACTACCGAGCGACGCGCCGGGCCGCGGCGCATCCCCCAGCCGGTCCAGTCGGTAG